A single genomic interval of Cellvibrio sp. PSBB023 harbors:
- a CDS encoding DUF4255 domain-containing protein: MALPDSSLYLACQSVADALSSGIQANSNNIKIHIGAPADVSNKPEEIRLNLFFYRIEPSGFQANSHPNEPWRIRLFVLISCMATNGDDQGIEDLRLLGMVMSYLHEHPLLPEFSIGEQTLRLQAVFCPSTDEQINQIWSTQGDTTYRPSVIYEISLAPVMPITLRGVPPRVGFTGLESGADMQRRFDPFAGNLRGRAVTAAAVNGNNPAWTPVICWVNGDECLSALALDVDLVEPADLTPQLWIAGLPGATVQLEWQLWQEEQWQTLAGGDLAISSAAITPSDIPLGLPTVDLPAITLDGQQRWQLLLYATRSYQAYSGAPALLLRSNPLLISLFRGSTP, translated from the coding sequence ATGGCGCTGCCGGATTCATCACTTTACCTTGCCTGCCAGTCAGTGGCCGATGCGCTGAGCAGTGGCATCCAGGCCAATAGCAACAACATCAAAATCCATATAGGTGCACCGGCGGATGTCAGCAACAAACCGGAAGAGATTCGCCTCAACCTGTTTTTTTATCGCATCGAGCCCTCGGGTTTCCAAGCCAATAGCCACCCCAATGAACCCTGGCGCATTCGCCTGTTTGTATTGATTAGCTGCATGGCGACTAACGGCGATGACCAGGGCATCGAAGACCTGCGCCTGCTGGGTATGGTGATGTCTTACCTGCATGAACATCCGCTGTTACCCGAGTTTTCGATTGGCGAACAAACCCTGCGTTTGCAGGCGGTGTTTTGCCCCAGCACTGATGAGCAGATCAATCAGATCTGGTCGACCCAGGGCGATACCACCTATAGGCCCTCGGTGATCTACGAAATATCGCTGGCGCCAGTGATGCCGATTACTTTGCGTGGTGTACCGCCACGGGTGGGGTTTACCGGTTTGGAAAGCGGTGCCGATATGCAGCGTCGCTTTGACCCTTTTGCCGGCAACCTGCGCGGGCGCGCGGTAACAGCGGCAGCGGTCAACGGCAATAATCCGGCCTGGACACCGGTGATTTGCTGGGTCAATGGCGACGAATGCCTGAGTGCGCTGGCGCTGGATGTGGATCTGGTTGAGCCCGCCGATCTCACTCCCCAACTGTGGATAGCGGGGCTGCCGGGTGCCACGGTCCAGCTCGAATGGCAGCTGTGGCAGGAGGAGCAGTGGCAGACACTGGCAGGTGGCGACCTGGCGATCAGCTCGGCGGCCATCACCCCAAGCGATATTCCACTCGGCTTGCCAACCGTCGACCTGCCCGCCATCACCCTGGATGGCCAACAGCGCTGGCAACTATTGCTCTACGCCACCCGTAGTTACCAAGCCTATAGCGGTGCACCCGCCCTGTTGCTGCGCAGCAATCCGCTGCTGATCAGCCTGTTCCGGGGGAGCACGCCATGA
- a CDS encoding phage tail protein, producing the protein MAAPLFTANAHRYDPYRTFMFQVIIDGQVVAGLKKMSVLKRTTEAVKWRVAGDPAHERVMPGGTSYEAITLEQGLTHDPVFENWANLVNSIQGNAAMSLKDFRKDIILNVLNLQGNVAISYTVYRAWVSEFQALPEFDAGTMNAVGIQSIVLQHEGWERDKAVTEPNET; encoded by the coding sequence ATGGCTGCCCCATTATTTACAGCAAATGCGCACCGCTACGATCCCTATCGCACATTTATGTTCCAAGTGATTATTGATGGACAAGTGGTTGCCGGTTTAAAAAAAATGAGTGTACTGAAAAGAACAACTGAAGCCGTCAAGTGGCGCGTTGCTGGCGATCCGGCCCATGAACGGGTGATGCCCGGTGGCACCAGCTATGAAGCGATTACTTTGGAGCAGGGGTTAACCCATGATCCGGTATTTGAAAATTGGGCAAACCTGGTGAATAGCATCCAGGGAAATGCAGCGATGTCACTCAAGGATTTCCGTAAAGATATTATTTTGAATGTACTTAATTTGCAGGGCAATGTAGCCATTTCTTATACGGTCTATCGCGCTTGGGTTTCAGAGTTTCAAGCCCTGCCGGAATTTGATGCGGGCACAATGAATGCCGTTGGTATTCAAAGTATTGTGTTGCAGCACGAAGGTTGGGAGCGCGACAAAGCAGTTACTGAACCTAACGAGACTTGA
- a CDS encoding sulfite exporter TauE/SafE family protein: protein MTDLTLTQLVLVLLIFVWSGFVRTGLGFGGAMMSLPLLLLVDNRPLVYLPIIAVHLLIFSTLTVWQNNRQRVATAEKKPSTVDWVYLKKSLKIMIIPKLIGVAGLLTIPAQIMSAIIFVIISVYSVTYILNKPFKSSHPVSDGIFLSLGAYISGTSLIGAPLIMTVYMVHVAREKLRDTLFVLWFILVSIKMVAFLIAGVDLQLQAHLWLLPATAIGHYFGLKFHQRLVSADPIIFYRVIGTALLLVSTAGLVSVYW from the coding sequence ATGACTGATTTAACCCTCACCCAACTGGTGTTGGTATTGTTGATTTTTGTGTGGAGTGGATTTGTACGCACCGGGTTGGGGTTTGGTGGGGCGATGATGTCGCTGCCGTTGTTGCTTTTGGTGGATAACCGGCCATTGGTATATTTGCCAATTATTGCCGTCCACTTGCTGATTTTTTCCACGCTCACGGTGTGGCAAAACAATCGCCAGCGCGTGGCGACGGCGGAGAAAAAACCGTCCACAGTGGATTGGGTTTATCTGAAAAAATCCCTGAAAATTATGATTATTCCCAAGCTCATCGGGGTGGCCGGGCTGCTGACTATTCCGGCGCAGATTATGAGCGCGATTATTTTTGTCATTATCTCGGTGTATTCCGTCACTTATATTTTGAATAAACCGTTTAAAAGTTCGCATCCGGTAAGCGATGGCATTTTTTTATCGCTGGGTGCTTATATCAGCGGCACCTCCTTGATTGGGGCGCCGCTGATTATGACCGTGTATATGGTGCATGTCGCCCGTGAAAAATTACGCGATACCTTGTTTGTGCTCTGGTTTATTTTGGTGAGCATTAAAATGGTGGCGTTTTTAATTGCGGGAGTGGATTTGCAGTTGCAAGCGCATTTGTGGTTATTACCGGCTACGGCGATTGGGCACTATTTTGGTTTGAAATTTCACCAACGATTAGTCAGTGCCGATCCGATTATTTTTTATCGTGTAATCGGCACCGCGCTGTTATTAGTCAGCACGGCAGGATTGGTATCGGTTTATTGGTAA
- a CDS encoding phage tail sheath C-terminal domain-containing protein, with the protein MPSYLHPGVYIEEIPSGSKPIEGVSTSTTAFIGATFRGPVNLPTLIGSWDEYVAQFGDFNQRTGIQNESDATALAVRAFYQNGGRAAYVCRLLGGEPETAAVTISNGDGAVLEVSASSPGTWANNLAVAVYANGADFNFFVGTVNDGDEFLPIASESFKGVSLDETEDNFIEKVVNGSSRLVLVTVAEDASGLPDFHDPAGADPADRFSALTEAAADTAAEADDYNSFYTNILRKVSDVSIIVLPGQFMPADGSGNEIIANTINHCEATMSRVVIVDTENVELDDASAVNDMVLPTSTYSVLYYPWVTINNPLFNADTNPTAATTINIAPSAIAAGVWTKIDSNRGVWKAPAGVETRINVAGTAFDVEDLEQDFLNPLGVNCVRKRPGYGPVLWGSRTLATKANPEWRYVPVRRTAIFVEQSIYNGIQWAVFEPNDHPLWSSLRANISSFMNGLFRAGAFQGKTADDAYFVRCGLGDTMTQGDIDRGQVIIVVGFAPLKPAEFVILRLQQKIGQQ; encoded by the coding sequence ATGCCAAGCTATTTGCATCCCGGTGTTTACATCGAAGAAATCCCCAGCGGATCAAAACCGATTGAAGGGGTTTCCACGTCAACCACTGCCTTTATTGGCGCTACCTTTCGCGGTCCGGTTAATTTACCCACATTAATTGGTTCCTGGGACGAATATGTCGCCCAGTTTGGTGATTTTAACCAGCGTACCGGCATTCAAAATGAAAGTGATGCAACGGCGCTGGCGGTACGCGCGTTTTACCAAAATGGCGGGCGTGCGGCTTACGTCTGTCGCCTGTTGGGCGGCGAACCGGAAACGGCGGCAGTCACTATCAGCAATGGCGATGGCGCCGTGTTGGAAGTCAGTGCCTCCAGTCCCGGCACCTGGGCCAATAACTTGGCAGTAGCGGTCTATGCCAATGGCGCCGACTTTAATTTTTTTGTCGGCACGGTTAATGATGGCGATGAATTTTTGCCGATTGCGAGTGAATCCTTTAAAGGTGTTTCACTGGATGAGACGGAAGATAACTTTATTGAAAAAGTAGTGAATGGCTCTTCCAGATTGGTGTTGGTCACGGTGGCGGAAGATGCATCCGGTCTGCCCGATTTCCACGATCCGGCAGGTGCCGATCCCGCCGATCGTTTTAGCGCCTTGACTGAAGCGGCAGCGGATACCGCAGCCGAGGCAGATGACTACAACAGTTTTTACACCAACATCCTGCGCAAAGTGAGCGATGTTTCAATCATCGTATTGCCCGGGCAATTTATGCCGGCAGATGGCAGCGGCAATGAAATTATTGCCAATACCATTAATCACTGTGAAGCAACCATGAGCCGTGTCGTCATTGTGGATACGGAAAATGTGGAGCTGGACGATGCAAGTGCCGTTAACGATATGGTGCTGCCCACCTCGACCTACTCGGTGCTCTATTACCCTTGGGTAACTATCAATAACCCGCTGTTTAATGCCGATACCAATCCCACGGCGGCAACCACGATCAACATTGCCCCCTCGGCTATTGCTGCGGGAGTCTGGACCAAGATCGACAGCAATCGCGGTGTATGGAAAGCGCCTGCCGGTGTGGAAACACGCATTAATGTCGCGGGCACGGCGTTTGATGTGGAAGACCTGGAACAGGATTTCCTCAACCCGCTCGGCGTGAACTGTGTGCGCAAACGTCCCGGTTATGGGCCGGTACTCTGGGGTAGTCGCACCTTGGCAACCAAAGCCAATCCTGAATGGCGTTATGTGCCGGTAAGGCGCACCGCGATTTTTGTCGAACAAAGTATTTACAACGGCATTCAGTGGGCAGTGTTTGAACCCAATGACCATCCGCTGTGGAGTTCGCTGCGCGCAAATATCAGCTCCTTTATGAATGGATTATTCCGCGCCGGTGCCTTTCAAGGCAAAACGGCCGACGACGCTTATTTTGTGCGCTGCGGTTTGGGCGACACCATGACGCAAGGTGATATAGATCGCGGGCAGGTCATTATTGTGGTGGGGTTTGCGCCGTTAAAACCGGCGGAGTTTGTGATCCTGCGCTTGCAGCAAAAAATTGGTCAGCAATAG
- a CDS encoding NAD(P)/FAD-dependent oxidoreductase has protein sequence METCCWDVIILGAGPAGLALAARLASRKVLLLERQWSPAAGMRIGESLPGAARVLLQRLGLFEEFLDGDHLERGTSIAIWDSNAPVWRDSLRDPSGPGWVIDRRQFEQMLLNAATQRGAQIQYGCRDFQVSRGADDRWTLALDGDNTRHVAPVIVDASGRSASLARRLGLNHIRQDAQVCLHSFLMVPASDEDTTTRLVADEDGWWYSVRLANGHRVLAYHLDAKHPERIALQQPEALFNRACRYPLLADVLAQVQPAEIHCRPAGTALLDIANLDKAGPGFLAIGDAAITFDPISSQGLFHSLASAESAATAINAGCWHNPHAAQSFQQELLAVASHYLAKLRLTYQGPERFAEAPFWADRTMPLCRLPEA, from the coding sequence ATGGAAACCTGTTGCTGGGACGTGATTATCCTGGGGGCTGGCCCGGCAGGGCTGGCGCTTGCGGCACGCTTGGCGTCAAGGAAGGTGCTATTGTTGGAGCGTCAGTGGTCACCTGCAGCAGGGATGCGTATTGGTGAGTCGCTGCCCGGCGCGGCGCGTGTTCTCTTGCAGCGTTTGGGGTTGTTTGAGGAATTCCTGGACGGCGATCATCTGGAGCGCGGTACAAGCATTGCTATCTGGGATAGCAATGCGCCTGTCTGGCGCGACAGCCTGCGCGATCCCTCTGGCCCCGGGTGGGTCATTGATCGACGACAGTTTGAACAGATGTTATTGAATGCGGCGACTCAGCGCGGCGCGCAGATCCAATACGGATGCCGGGACTTTCAGGTATCCAGAGGGGCGGATGACCGCTGGACGCTGGCGCTTGACGGTGACAATACCCGGCATGTGGCACCGGTTATTGTTGATGCCAGTGGTCGCTCGGCCAGTCTTGCGCGGCGCTTGGGGTTGAATCACATCAGACAAGACGCGCAAGTATGTTTGCACAGTTTCCTTATGGTTCCAGCGAGTGACGAGGATACAACCACTCGCCTGGTCGCCGATGAAGATGGCTGGTGGTATAGCGTCAGGCTGGCCAATGGGCACCGGGTGCTTGCCTATCACCTGGATGCCAAACACCCGGAGCGCATAGCCCTGCAACAACCGGAGGCCTTGTTTAACCGGGCATGTCGCTATCCCCTGTTGGCCGATGTGCTGGCACAGGTGCAGCCAGCGGAAATACACTGTCGGCCAGCGGGAACCGCGTTGTTGGATATCGCCAATCTGGATAAAGCCGGGCCCGGTTTTCTGGCAATCGGTGATGCAGCCATCACTTTCGATCCAATTTCATCCCAAGGTTTATTTCATTCCCTGGCATCCGCCGAGAGCGCTGCCACGGCCATTAACGCTGGCTGCTGGCACAATCCGCATGCCGCACAGTCATTCCAGCAAGAACTCCTTGCAGTCGCCTCCCACTATCTGGCCAAATTGCGCCTTACCTACCAAGGGCCCGAACGTTTTGCAGAGGCCCCTTTTTGGGCTGACCGGACTATGCCACTTTGCCGCCTACCGGAAGCCTGA
- the chrA gene encoding chromate efflux transporter, with protein MTEPHHHQDLPAPVSFWAALLFWLKLGFVSFGGPAGQIAIMHQELVERRRWLSESRFLHALNYCMLLPGPEAQQLATYIGWLMHRTWGGIVAGVLFILPSLLLLILLSWVYIAYGDVAWVAGIFYGIKPAVTAIVFQAAYRIGRRVLKHYWLWGIAAAAFIAIFAFNIPFPYIVIGAALLGYLGGRWRPELFPHAGHGSVQHNHGAALIDEHTPPQAHTQFRWSRLAGVIVVGLILWAVPMSMLWLLCGWQHHFTQMAWFFTKAALLTFGGAYAVLPYVYQGAVTHYGWLSPTQMMDGLALGETTPGPLIMVVAFVAFVGGYTHEVLGAESLFAAGAVAAVIVTWFTFLPSFIFIFAGAPLIETTHKQVSFTAPLTAITAAVVGVIVNLALFFGYHLWWPQGFAGDVEWPSAVITLLAAAALFYYNISVMKVIGGCALIGLVIKTWVL; from the coding sequence ATGACAGAACCCCATCACCACCAAGACTTACCAGCCCCCGTCAGTTTTTGGGCGGCGTTGCTATTTTGGTTAAAGCTGGGGTTTGTCAGTTTTGGCGGCCCGGCAGGGCAAATTGCGATAATGCATCAGGAGTTGGTAGAGCGACGGCGCTGGTTGAGCGAGTCGCGTTTTTTACACGCGCTCAATTACTGCATGTTATTGCCCGGGCCGGAGGCGCAACAATTGGCTACCTATATTGGTTGGTTAATGCACCGCACTTGGGGTGGCATTGTGGCGGGCGTGTTGTTTATTTTGCCCTCGCTATTACTATTAATTTTATTGTCCTGGGTGTATATCGCCTATGGCGATGTAGCTTGGGTCGCCGGGATTTTTTACGGCATTAAACCGGCGGTAACGGCCATTGTATTCCAAGCGGCTTATCGTATTGGTCGGCGGGTGCTGAAACACTATTGGTTATGGGGCATTGCCGCCGCCGCATTTATCGCCATTTTTGCCTTCAATATTCCTTTTCCCTACATTGTGATTGGCGCTGCGCTATTAGGGTACCTGGGTGGTCGCTGGCGACCGGAGTTATTCCCGCATGCCGGCCATGGTTCTGTACAACACAATCATGGCGCGGCGCTGATTGATGAACACACGCCGCCACAAGCACACACGCAATTTCGCTGGTCACGTTTGGCGGGGGTGATTGTGGTTGGGCTAATACTCTGGGCTGTGCCCATGTCAATGCTCTGGCTGTTATGCGGCTGGCAACATCACTTTACGCAAATGGCCTGGTTTTTTACCAAGGCGGCGCTACTGACATTTGGGGGTGCCTACGCGGTTTTACCCTATGTGTACCAAGGTGCAGTCACTCACTACGGCTGGCTTAGTCCGACCCAAATGATGGATGGATTGGCATTGGGCGAAACCACCCCCGGGCCGTTGATTATGGTGGTGGCATTTGTTGCATTTGTCGGTGGCTATACCCACGAAGTGCTGGGTGCGGAGTCGCTATTTGCCGCCGGTGCAGTGGCGGCAGTCATCGTTACCTGGTTTACGTTTTTACCATCGTTTATTTTTATTTTTGCCGGTGCGCCTTTAATTGAAACAACACACAAACAGGTTTCTTTTACGGCGCCCCTCACGGCGATTACCGCCGCTGTGGTAGGGGTGATTGTTAATCTTGCCTTATTTTTTGGGTATCACCTGTGGTGGCCTCAGGGTTTTGCTGGCGATGTGGAATGGCCATCGGCTGTGATCACCCTACTGGCTGCCGCCGCACTGTTTTATTACAACATCAGTGTGATGAAGGTGATCGGCGGTTGTGCCTTAATCGGTTTGGTAATAAAAACCTGGGTGCTATAA
- a CDS encoding ATP-binding protein, translated as MTQAMLAADLQVEPLAAASPAAALSALVEWQRIELLCLCLLNAKEGPNEQLMADLSTCQQQVNQWRSGDFWRRLEGTAEGLATDQLAQDIFACILAPQLLPRVGWLYQSLQNSTQPAPSEALIASLLALPDELLEPARKTLWRLEAQGLVRREQPDPFSPLVPDRLALSQLLGWSLDDCAPPGAFPVRRRAGWDDLVLPVAQKNMLREFLHWIQYQQQVVDDWGGQRVGGPVALFAGPSGTGKTLAASVLANELGWPLFRVDLASLVSKYVGETEKNIGRLFDATHGRQVILQFDEVDALMGKRGELREARDRYANMEVSYLLTRIEEHRGPCVLTTNLRSQIDKAFCRRFQIVVEFARPDPEQRLDLWRRLLPPRAPLAVDLDLTLVAGAVNFTGGQIRNAALHAAYLAAARGTAIDTAALALAVHRELAKEQSRVPANQLGALAAYVPAEVLAAG; from the coding sequence ATGACCCAGGCCATGCTCGCTGCCGATTTGCAGGTGGAACCATTGGCGGCCGCCAGTCCAGCGGCCGCTTTGAGTGCGCTGGTTGAATGGCAGCGTATCGAACTCTTGTGTCTGTGTTTGCTCAATGCCAAAGAGGGGCCTAATGAACAGTTGATGGCGGATTTAAGCACCTGCCAGCAACAGGTCAACCAGTGGCGCAGCGGCGATTTTTGGCGGCGACTGGAGGGCACCGCCGAAGGTTTGGCGACGGATCAACTGGCGCAGGATATTTTTGCCTGCATCCTCGCGCCCCAGTTGCTGCCGCGGGTGGGCTGGCTCTACCAGAGTTTGCAGAATTCCACCCAGCCCGCTCCCAGTGAAGCGCTGATTGCCTCGCTGTTGGCACTGCCCGACGAACTGCTCGAACCGGCGCGCAAAACCCTGTGGCGGTTAGAGGCCCAGGGGTTGGTGCGACGCGAACAACCCGACCCCTTTTCACCGCTGGTGCCCGATCGCCTGGCGCTGTCGCAATTACTCGGTTGGTCGCTGGACGACTGCGCCCCGCCCGGCGCTTTTCCGGTGCGCCGCCGCGCCGGTTGGGATGATCTGGTGTTGCCTGTCGCGCAAAAAAATATGCTGCGTGAATTTCTGCACTGGATCCAGTACCAGCAGCAGGTCGTTGATGACTGGGGTGGCCAGCGGGTGGGCGGCCCGGTTGCGCTCTTTGCCGGTCCCTCCGGCACCGGTAAAACCCTCGCCGCCAGTGTGCTTGCCAATGAGTTGGGCTGGCCGCTGTTTCGCGTCGATCTCGCTTCGCTGGTGAGCAAATACGTGGGGGAGACGGAAAAGAATATCGGTCGCCTGTTTGACGCCACCCACGGTCGGCAGGTGATTTTGCAGTTCGACGAGGTGGATGCACTCATGGGCAAACGCGGCGAACTGCGCGAGGCGCGCGACCGCTACGCCAATATGGAGGTGAGCTACCTGCTCACCCGTATCGAGGAGCATCGCGGCCCCTGTGTGCTCACCACCAATCTGCGCAGCCAAATCGATAAAGCCTTTTGTCGCCGCTTCCAGATAGTGGTGGAGTTTGCACGGCCCGACCCGGAGCAGCGGCTGGATTTGTGGCGTCGCCTGCTGCCGCCGCGCGCACCGCTGGCGGTTGACCTGGATTTAACCCTGGTCGCCGGCGCGGTGAATTTTACCGGCGGCCAGATTCGCAACGCCGCTTTACATGCCGCCTATCTCGCGGCGGCGCGGGGCACGGCAATAGACACCGCTGCATTGGCATTGGCGGTGCACCGCGAGCTGGCCAAGGAGCAGAGCCGGGTGCCGGCCAATCAACTGGGTGCATTGGCCGCCTATGTGCCAGCCGAGGTCTTGGCAGCGGGTTAA
- a CDS encoding phage baseplate assembly protein V translates to MTELLQQLARQSQQRYYGKYRGFVTDNEDPEQRGRVKVRVPSVFGAEESFWALPCSPFGGLAEQGVFMVPEVSAQVWVEFEEGNKDQPIWVGVFWQPSEAIPAEAQKSPPTTRLIKTPSGHLLQFDDESGKEKLRLAHPKGAELGIDENGTVILTDAKGATLTLDAQNNKVTLEDANGNSLQMDSSGTQVKDSNGNQITMAAGQLTVKGTMITIEGSQVALGGAGGEPLIKGTSFLSLFATHMHTCTAPGSPTSPPIPQGEMSTLTTKTTAS, encoded by the coding sequence ATGACCGAACTCCTGCAACAGCTGGCACGCCAGTCACAGCAGCGCTACTACGGCAAGTACCGCGGTTTTGTGACCGACAATGAAGACCCGGAACAGCGCGGCCGGGTCAAGGTGCGGGTGCCCTCGGTATTTGGCGCGGAAGAGTCTTTTTGGGCGCTTCCCTGCTCGCCGTTTGGCGGCTTGGCAGAACAGGGGGTGTTTATGGTGCCCGAGGTGAGCGCGCAGGTATGGGTGGAATTTGAGGAGGGCAACAAGGATCAGCCCATCTGGGTGGGGGTGTTCTGGCAGCCGAGCGAGGCGATTCCCGCCGAGGCGCAAAAGTCCCCGCCCACCACCCGCCTGATCAAAACCCCGTCCGGTCACCTGCTGCAGTTTGACGATGAATCCGGCAAGGAAAAACTGCGCCTCGCCCACCCCAAAGGGGCGGAATTGGGCATCGACGAAAACGGCACAGTGATACTCACCGATGCCAAGGGCGCCACCCTCACCCTGGATGCGCAAAACAACAAGGTGACGCTGGAAGACGCCAATGGCAACAGCCTGCAAATGGACAGCAGCGGTACGCAAGTGAAGGACAGCAACGGCAACCAGATCACCATGGCCGCCGGGCAGCTGACGGTGAAGGGCACCATGATCACCATCGAAGGTAGCCAGGTGGCGCTCGGTGGTGCGGGCGGTGAACCGCTGATCAAGGGCACCAGTTTCCTGTCGCTGTTTGCAACGCATATGCACACCTGTACAGCACCAGGATCGCCGACGTCGCCGCCGATCCCGCAGGGAGAGATGTCGACACTGACTACCAAGACTACTGCAAGTTAA
- a CDS encoding GPW/gp25 family protein produces the protein MSKLNQPVYMDFPLRLGRSGAATLQRIPHIRDQIEMVLFTDPGERWFRPEFGAGIRTLVFEPNGSPLWQITKQRLQASLAEALAGEVAPRDLDINVQADPDFAERLVISISYRLAALNHSDRVEFEVAGGV, from the coding sequence ATGAGTAAACTCAATCAACCGGTCTACATGGATTTCCCGCTACGCCTCGGGCGCAGCGGTGCTGCCACCCTGCAACGCATTCCCCATATTCGCGACCAGATTGAAATGGTGCTGTTTACCGACCCCGGCGAGCGCTGGTTCCGGCCGGAATTCGGCGCTGGAATCCGCACCCTGGTATTTGAACCCAACGGCTCGCCGCTCTGGCAAATCACCAAACAGCGGCTGCAAGCCAGTCTGGCCGAGGCGCTGGCGGGCGAAGTGGCACCGCGCGATCTGGATATCAACGTCCAGGCGGACCCGGATTTTGCCGAGCGGTTGGTGATTAGCATCAGCTACCGGCTGGCGGCGCTTAACCACAGCGACCGGGTCGAGTTTGAAGTGGCGGGAGGTGTGTAA
- a CDS encoding phage late control D family protein encodes MLNWLDDLIRAPASCIVRIAGGEISNLYPQLVEVSALLSCSEASEVTLVFETRRQSEDRWSIHDDIRIRPWQPIYLAASFGSREEEIFQGFIRQVKVEFPEQKGAAKVTVTCQDNSLLLDRTQREQRWGDDVPVTDAEIALTILDEAGLGFLDLPGIGMSDLVVQQNETDIRFLAKRAQENGYDLFFRGARLYFGPPRFDRSPQPTILVYAGTATSCIRFDLDDDGHHPDAVIYEIATDSGDSTNPVTVTPNLPLLGSEPVSSASASQGQFAWRMSREGVNSPAQAEARAQAQANTESLKIKASGELDGVIYGHVLLPGDPVGIDGIGSRYGGRWYVTKVEHKFDMGGYRQTFEVARNAYGDDLGMLGSVLAAAL; translated from the coding sequence ATGTTGAACTGGCTCGATGACCTGATCCGTGCGCCCGCCAGCTGCATAGTGCGCATTGCCGGAGGCGAAATCAGCAACCTCTACCCGCAGTTGGTGGAAGTCAGCGCCTTGCTCAGTTGTAGCGAGGCGAGTGAGGTAACACTGGTGTTTGAAACCCGTCGCCAGAGCGAGGATCGCTGGAGCATCCATGACGACATCCGCATTCGCCCTTGGCAGCCCATTTATCTGGCCGCCAGTTTTGGTAGCCGCGAGGAGGAGATTTTCCAGGGGTTTATCCGCCAGGTGAAGGTTGAATTTCCCGAACAAAAAGGTGCCGCCAAGGTCACCGTGACCTGTCAGGACAATTCATTGCTGCTTGACCGCACCCAGCGCGAGCAGCGCTGGGGCGACGATGTACCGGTCACCGATGCTGAAATTGCGCTTACTATCCTCGATGAGGCTGGGCTGGGGTTTCTCGATTTACCCGGCATCGGCATGAGCGATCTGGTAGTGCAGCAAAACGAAACCGACATACGGTTTTTAGCCAAGCGCGCGCAGGAAAACGGCTATGACTTGTTCTTTCGCGGTGCCCGGCTCTATTTCGGTCCACCGCGTTTTGATCGCAGCCCCCAGCCGACCATCCTGGTCTATGCCGGTACGGCCACCTCCTGTATTCGCTTTGACCTGGACGACGACGGCCACCACCCCGATGCGGTGATCTATGAAATCGCTACCGACTCTGGCGATAGCACCAACCCGGTGACTGTCACCCCTAATTTACCGCTGCTCGGCAGTGAACCGGTGAGCAGTGCCAGTGCCAGCCAAGGCCAATTTGCCTGGCGCATGAGCCGCGAAGGGGTGAACAGCCCGGCCCAAGCCGAAGCGCGCGCCCAGGCGCAGGCCAATACCGAGTCGCTCAAGATCAAGGCTAGCGGCGAATTGGACGGGGTGATTTACGGCCATGTGCTGCTGCCGGGTGATCCGGTGGGCATCGACGGGATCGGCAGTCGCTATGGTGGCCGCTGGTATGTCACCAAGGTTGAGCACAAGTTTGATATGGGTGGTTACCGTCAGACTTTTGAGGTCGCGCGCAATGCCTATGGCGACGATCTGGGCATGCTTGGCTCGGTGCTGGCGGCGGCGCTGTAG